In a single window of the Candidatus Binatus sp. genome:
- a CDS encoding GNAT family N-acetyltransferase: protein MKPADVEVVLEPVDRRNYRKLFTMQPRPEQTSFVTPPRWTLARCYVRLFGDRFEHLPHLIVAAGEVVGYATTVCDPSSADDYWIDDIMIDAAHQGKGYGRAGLTETIRMIAARYPRCRAVQLTCFRANTNAAALYQTLGFEPTGGVDEEFSEPNYKLSGAALAKFRK, encoded by the coding sequence ATGAAGCCGGCCGACGTCGAAGTCGTTCTCGAGCCGGTCGATCGGCGCAATTACCGCAAGCTGTTCACGATGCAGCCTCGGCCCGAGCAGACCAGTTTCGTCACTCCGCCGCGATGGACGCTCGCGCGATGCTACGTGCGCCTGTTCGGCGACCGATTCGAGCATCTGCCGCATCTCATTGTGGCCGCAGGCGAGGTGGTCGGATACGCGACCACCGTATGCGACCCGTCCAGTGCCGATGACTATTGGATCGACGACATCATGATCGACGCGGCGCATCAGGGTAAGGGCTACGGACGCGCCGGATTGACCGAGACGATCAGGATGATCGCTGCGCGCTACCCTCGATGCCGCGCGGTGCAGCTAACCTGTTTTCGCGCCAATACCAACGCCGCGGCGCTGTACCAGACCCTGGGGTTCGAGCCGACCGGCGGAGTCGATGAGGAATTCAGCGAGCCCAACTACAAGCTCTCCGGCGCTGCGCTGGCGAAGTTCCGCAAGTAG
- a CDS encoding FIST signal transduction protein: MIRAGAGFSTAPNPRTAAAEATAAALAQAGLSRANGALCFATPAYGAAYPMILRTVASEAHTREVAGCSSVGVIAGETEIESGSALAVLVFGGEGIHATRFFVPTLRGRAAGVAAEVASAVRPQLGKSNLLILFADTYNFEAEATLEALGTELPGVMIAGGGASEDGSIGETFVFCGDTVSSNAVSGMLLAGDFEPAVASSIACGLIGSAHRVTAARDNILIELDGRPAYEVFAEAAGPLAGDLRRALTYVFVAIPVYENAQTIERGQFVVRNIVGASEEHGVIAVAFQPRVGDTVGFVLRDAERSREDLKATLQELSDRPDAPAAFGLYFDCVSRGAGLYNIPGHDSAYIRRYLGPVPIAGFFTGFEIGSLAEQTSLLQYSGVLALISGRKT, translated from the coding sequence ATGATTCGAGCCGGCGCCGGTTTCTCGACCGCACCCAATCCGCGCACCGCCGCCGCCGAGGCCACCGCCGCCGCGCTCGCGCAGGCGGGGCTGAGCCGCGCCAACGGCGCACTGTGCTTCGCGACTCCAGCCTACGGCGCCGCGTATCCGATGATCCTGCGCACGGTGGCTTCGGAGGCGCATACGCGCGAAGTCGCGGGATGCTCGAGCGTGGGCGTCATCGCCGGTGAGACCGAAATCGAATCGGGAAGCGCGCTGGCCGTGCTGGTGTTCGGCGGCGAAGGCATTCACGCAACCCGGTTCTTCGTGCCTACCCTTCGCGGCCGGGCCGCGGGCGTGGCGGCAGAAGTGGCGTCCGCGGTGCGTCCGCAGCTCGGCAAATCGAACCTGCTGATTCTTTTTGCCGATACTTACAACTTCGAAGCCGAGGCGACGCTCGAAGCCCTCGGGACTGAACTGCCCGGCGTGATGATTGCGGGCGGCGGTGCGAGCGAGGACGGCTCGATCGGCGAGACGTTTGTTTTCTGCGGCGATACTGTCAGCTCGAACGCGGTCTCCGGGATGCTGCTCGCGGGAGACTTCGAGCCGGCGGTGGCGAGCTCGATCGCATGCGGCCTGATCGGAAGCGCGCACCGTGTGACCGCCGCCCGCGACAACATACTGATCGAACTCGACGGCCGGCCGGCTTACGAAGTCTTCGCCGAGGCCGCCGGCCCTCTGGCCGGCGATCTGCGCCGCGCGCTGACTTACGTCTTCGTTGCAATTCCGGTGTACGAGAACGCACAGACGATCGAGCGCGGACAATTTGTCGTGCGCAATATCGTCGGCGCCAGCGAGGAACACGGCGTTATCGCGGTCGCCTTCCAGCCCAGGGTGGGCGACACGGTCGGCTTCGTGTTGCGCGACGCCGAGCGCTCGCGCGAGGACCTGAAGGCGACGCTGCAAGAGTTGAGCGACCGCCCGGACGCGCCTGCGGCGTTCGGTCTGTATTTCGATTGCGTCTCGCGCGGCGCGGGGCTCTACAACATCCCGGGTCACGATTCCGCATACATCAGGCGCTACCTTGGACCCGTCCCGATCGCGGGGTTCTTCACTGGTTTCGAAATCGGCTCGCTCGCAGAGCAGACCTCATTGCTCCAATACTCAGGGGTCCTCGCGCTGATATCGGGAAGAAAAACTTAA
- a CDS encoding TetR/AcrR family transcriptional regulator → MGQVNRELADAPNRFDRRREKTRVDLIQAAERVISIKGYHQTRIADIATEADVGLGTFYLHFRTKNEIFIELIEHGAAQLRRELAEAKAGVHTPAEKLKITIDTILDAAAEAPELFRIVFGHSPAFLDLMVRVHEVFIGDLRDDLAPAVGERADAIAHLTIGMLSQAISWLLASGDLSHAELKNVTVNFALGGLERAARLGAP, encoded by the coding sequence GTGGGTCAAGTAAATCGAGAATTAGCCGACGCTCCGAATCGATTCGATCGGCGCCGTGAGAAGACGCGCGTCGATCTGATCCAGGCGGCCGAACGCGTCATCTCGATCAAGGGGTACCATCAGACGCGAATCGCCGACATCGCGACCGAAGCCGACGTCGGGCTGGGCACCTTCTACCTGCACTTCAGAACCAAGAACGAAATCTTTATCGAGCTGATCGAGCATGGCGCGGCGCAATTGCGGCGCGAACTCGCCGAGGCGAAGGCGGGCGTCCATACGCCGGCCGAGAAGCTCAAAATCACGATCGATACGATTCTCGACGCGGCGGCCGAGGCGCCCGAACTGTTTCGGATAGTGTTCGGCCATAGCCCTGCGTTTCTGGATCTGATGGTCCGCGTCCACGAGGTATTCATCGGCGACCTGCGCGACGACCTCGCTCCCGCGGTCGGCGAGCGCGCCGACGCGATCGCGCATCTCACGATCGGGATGTTGTCGCAGGCGATTTCATGGCTGCTCGCCAGCGGCGATCTTTCCCACGCGGAACTGAAAAACGTCACCGTAAATTTTGCCCTGGGCGGACTCGAGCGCGCGGCACGGCTCGGCGCCCCTTGA
- a CDS encoding dihydrolipoamide acetyltransferase family protein — translation MAVEVTMPKFGLTMHEGTIQRFFKAGGERVNAGEPLFEVETEKVLYQVEAPASGTLAIALFDEGATVECGLTVAVIAEPGEDVATVAARYSKSASQAARRDSPVTSAPINRSAAPKAGGRDRHAVSPVARKLASELGVDLDKIEGTGPGGRITREDVERAAKSAATLQPAISAAAPSIDRVAFRGVRKVIAERMYQSLHSSAQITITAEADVTPATEFRARLSSEFDFSYTDMMIHSVARALMRHPRMNARLNERGNDTEIVLCASANVGIAVALDEGLIVAVVNRAESKSLREIALESRALGEKARSGQLKLEDVTGGTFTITNLGMFAIDAFTPILNPGETGILGVGRIVEKPAVYRGEIAKRAMLWLSLTFDHRMVDGAPAAQFLQTVIELFNSGAK, via the coding sequence GTGGCAGTTGAAGTTACGATGCCCAAGTTCGGGCTGACGATGCATGAAGGAACGATTCAGCGTTTCTTCAAGGCCGGGGGAGAGCGGGTCAACGCCGGCGAGCCGCTCTTCGAGGTCGAGACCGAGAAAGTTCTCTACCAGGTCGAAGCGCCCGCGTCGGGGACGCTCGCGATCGCACTGTTCGACGAGGGCGCAACGGTTGAATGCGGCCTGACGGTGGCCGTGATCGCGGAACCGGGCGAGGATGTCGCGACCGTCGCGGCGCGCTACAGCAAATCCGCATCGCAAGCTGCCCGTCGCGATTCACCCGTGACATCGGCGCCGATCAATCGGAGCGCCGCGCCCAAGGCGGGCGGGCGCGATCGACACGCCGTAAGCCCGGTCGCCCGCAAGCTTGCGTCTGAACTCGGCGTCGATCTCGATAAAATCGAAGGCACCGGCCCCGGCGGACGGATCACTCGCGAAGACGTCGAGCGCGCCGCCAAATCCGCCGCGACATTGCAGCCGGCCATCTCCGCGGCGGCGCCGTCCATCGATCGCGTCGCGTTTCGTGGCGTGCGCAAGGTGATTGCCGAGCGGATGTATCAAAGCCTTCACTCCAGCGCGCAGATCACCATCACCGCCGAAGCCGATGTGACGCCGGCGACTGAGTTTCGCGCCCGCCTGTCCAGCGAATTCGATTTTTCATACACCGACATGATGATTCATTCGGTCGCGCGCGCCCTGATGCGCCATCCGCGAATGAATGCGCGCCTCAACGAAAGAGGCAACGACACGGAGATTGTACTTTGCGCAAGCGCGAACGTCGGCATCGCCGTCGCACTCGATGAGGGGCTGATCGTTGCGGTCGTGAATCGCGCCGAGAGCAAGTCACTGCGGGAGATCGCGCTCGAAAGCCGGGCGCTCGGCGAAAAGGCACGCTCCGGCCAGCTCAAACTCGAAGACGTAACCGGAGGCACGTTTACGATAACCAACCTCGGCATGTTCGCTATCGACGCGTTCACGCCGATTTTGAATCCCGGCGAGACCGGTATCCTCGGCGTCGGGCGAATTGTCGAGAAGCCTGCCGTCTATCGCGGCGAGATCGCCAAGCGCGCGATGCTTTGGCTAAGCCTCACCTTCGACCATCGAATGGTTGACGGCGCGCCCGCCGCCCAATTCCTTCAAACCGTGATCGAACTCTTCAACTCCGGCGCAAAGTGA
- a CDS encoding alpha-ketoacid dehydrogenase subunit beta, which translates to MPQISFIQAINQAIAEEMERDPLTFLMGEDVVLGAFGATKGLIDKFGAKRVRNTPISEAGFVGAAVGAAMAGTRPICEVEFASFFYCAFDQICNQAAKLRYMSGGQATMPITFRAVFGAMGGAAAQHSETVYAQFLSVPGLKLVVPSGASDMKGLLKSAIRDNNPVIVFEHGALGWSREDVPQGEHLVPLGKAAVKRPGDNVTVVAIGAMVGKAMSVADKLEQEKISVEVIDPRTLIPLDENAILASVEKTNRIVIADEGHLRGGAAADIAAIVADKGFDFLDAPVRRVTSLDVPIPFSPPLEKAAIADEARIEAAIRDVVGR; encoded by the coding sequence ATGCCGCAAATCAGTTTTATCCAGGCGATAAACCAGGCCATCGCCGAAGAAATGGAACGCGACCCGCTGACCTTCCTGATGGGCGAGGACGTCGTGCTCGGCGCGTTCGGCGCGACCAAGGGGCTGATCGACAAGTTCGGCGCCAAGCGCGTGCGCAACACCCCGATTTCGGAGGCCGGCTTCGTCGGCGCGGCGGTCGGCGCCGCGATGGCGGGGACGCGCCCGATTTGCGAAGTCGAATTCGCCAGCTTCTTCTATTGCGCCTTCGACCAGATCTGCAACCAGGCGGCCAAGCTCCGCTACATGTCGGGCGGACAGGCCACCATGCCGATCACGTTCCGCGCCGTGTTCGGCGCGATGGGCGGCGCGGCCGCGCAGCATTCCGAAACGGTGTACGCGCAATTTCTAAGCGTCCCCGGCCTCAAGCTGGTCGTCCCTTCGGGGGCGTCCGACATGAAGGGCCTGCTCAAGAGCGCCATCCGCGACAACAATCCGGTGATTGTCTTCGAGCACGGCGCGCTGGGCTGGTCGCGTGAGGATGTCCCCCAAGGCGAGCACCTGGTCCCGCTCGGCAAGGCCGCCGTGAAGCGGCCCGGCGACAACGTGACCGTGGTCGCGATCGGCGCGATGGTCGGGAAGGCGATGAGCGTCGCGGACAAGCTCGAGCAGGAAAAAATCTCGGTTGAGGTAATCGATCCGCGCACGCTGATCCCGCTCGACGAAAACGCGATCCTTGCTTCGGTCGAGAAAACCAATCGAATCGTGATCGCCGACGAAGGCCATCTGCGCGGCGGCGCCGCCGCCGACATCGCCGCGATCGTCGCCGACAAGGGCTTCGACTTCCTCGACGCGCCCGTCCGCCGCGTCACCTCGCTCGACGTGCCGATCCCGTTCAGTCCGCCGCTGGAAAAGGCGGCGATCGCGGACGAGGCTCGCATCGAAGCCGCGATTCGCGACGTGGTCGGACGATAG
- a CDS encoding acyl-CoA dehydrogenase family protein, with protein MNVKPIPTLDPRINEIRALTAQIVNRDILPNERNLWAGWRDGATDAERRSARELRESIKEKVKHAGLWAPHLPPEYGGAGLGFLEHAYMNEVLAYSMGAAALFGVVAPNSGNQQILLKYGTEEQKRNWLVPLTEGKMESGFSMTEPDSAGSDPRSIKTTAHRDGDQWVINGHKWFTSNGFRADFLIVMCRTGGKGDDNGRMTQIIVPKDTPGVRIVRGIEIWGRPSDHCEITYDDVRVPLANQLGQAGSGHQAAQDRLGAGRVYHCMNSIGQMWRAFDLMVERATMREVHGGKLETKQFIQGFIADSYIDIQAARLMTIHCAERMDGGSDPRTDISAIKIFVPAAYERVVDRAIQVWGAAGVSGDLPLAAMYQGARTLRLADGPDEVHRILIAKNVLGRYHAGEGWDFGN; from the coding sequence ATGAACGTGAAACCCATCCCGACGCTCGACCCCCGGATCAACGAGATCCGCGCGCTCACGGCGCAGATCGTCAACCGCGATATCCTGCCCAACGAGCGCAATCTCTGGGCGGGGTGGCGCGACGGCGCGACGGACGCAGAGCGGCGCAGCGCTCGGGAGCTGCGCGAGTCGATCAAGGAGAAGGTGAAGCATGCGGGCCTGTGGGCGCCGCATCTTCCGCCGGAGTATGGCGGCGCCGGGCTGGGCTTCCTCGAGCATGCGTACATGAACGAGGTGCTGGCCTACAGTATGGGAGCGGCGGCGCTCTTCGGCGTGGTCGCGCCCAACTCGGGCAACCAGCAGATCCTGCTCAAGTACGGCACCGAGGAGCAAAAGCGCAACTGGCTGGTGCCGCTCACCGAGGGCAAGATGGAGTCCGGCTTCTCCATGACCGAGCCCGACTCGGCCGGCTCGGACCCGCGCTCGATCAAGACCACGGCGCACCGCGACGGCGACCAATGGGTGATCAACGGGCACAAATGGTTCACCTCAAACGGGTTCCGCGCCGACTTCCTCATCGTCATGTGCCGCACCGGAGGCAAAGGCGACGACAACGGCCGCATGACGCAAATCATCGTGCCCAAGGACACCCCGGGCGTTCGCATCGTGCGCGGCATCGAGATCTGGGGCCGCCCGAGCGACCACTGCGAGATCACCTACGACGACGTGCGCGTGCCGCTGGCTAACCAGCTCGGCCAAGCGGGCTCGGGCCATCAGGCCGCACAGGATCGTCTCGGGGCGGGGCGCGTCTATCACTGCATGAACTCGATCGGGCAGATGTGGCGGGCCTTCGACTTGATGGTCGAGCGCGCCACGATGCGCGAGGTGCACGGCGGCAAGCTCGAGACCAAGCAGTTCATTCAGGGGTTCATCGCCGACTCCTACATCGACATCCAGGCGGCGCGCTTGATGACCATCCACTGCGCCGAGCGCATGGACGGCGGCTCCGACCCGCGCACCGACATCTCGGCGATCAAGATCTTCGTCCCCGCGGCCTACGAGCGGGTGGTGGACCGCGCGATCCAGGTGTGGGGCGCGGCGGGCGTCTCGGGCGACCTGCCGCTCGCCGCCATGTACCAGGGGGCCAGGACGCTGCGGCTCGCCGACGGCCCGGACGAGGTCCACAGGATCCTGATCGCGAAGAACGTGCTGGGACGGTATCACGCCGGCGAGGGCTGGGACTTCGGCAACTGA
- a CDS encoding ferritin-like domain-containing protein, which produces MAQDRTVVSTPLESIFHWDYSVKFPQMDRLYENAKRDQWNVSTTINWDRPIEKEVLDMTMMPMFQTELYRSLSPENQHQLGRKFAAWRLSQFLHGEQGALMVCGQLVDAVPDLDAKMNAAAQVFDEARHVEGFRKYITKLDRIYPIDPTLERLLRAILEHDRWEPKYVGMQIVAEGLAIAAFRFMQRETKDELLKELLEYIMKDEARHIGFGMLALRDAVTKLKGKDKKDLEDFAFVACDMMVTKVVDGKPKDGFLSGTDVFEEVGISIKDIEDELHRNPAWAAAENDMEKQFNSFLFVDTIIPCLRQIDLINDRTESWYQQLGVMQMAPAA; this is translated from the coding sequence ATGGCTCAAGACCGCACCGTTGTCAGCACACCGCTCGAAAGCATTTTCCACTGGGACTACAGCGTGAAGTTCCCGCAGATGGACCGGCTCTACGAGAACGCCAAGCGCGATCAGTGGAACGTCTCGACCACAATCAACTGGGACCGCCCGATCGAGAAGGAGGTTCTGGACATGACCATGATGCCGATGTTCCAGACCGAGCTCTATCGATCGCTAAGCCCGGAGAACCAGCACCAGCTCGGCCGCAAGTTCGCCGCGTGGCGGCTCTCGCAATTCCTGCACGGCGAGCAGGGCGCGCTGATGGTCTGCGGGCAGTTGGTTGACGCGGTGCCGGACCTCGACGCCAAAATGAACGCGGCGGCGCAGGTCTTCGACGAAGCGCGTCACGTGGAAGGCTTCCGCAAGTACATCACCAAGCTCGATCGCATCTACCCGATCGATCCCACGCTGGAGCGGCTGCTGCGCGCAATCCTGGAGCACGATCGTTGGGAGCCGAAGTACGTCGGGATGCAAATCGTCGCCGAGGGACTGGCGATCGCGGCGTTCCGTTTCATGCAGCGCGAGACCAAGGACGAGCTGCTCAAGGAACTGCTCGAGTACATCATGAAGGACGAGGCGCGCCACATCGGCTTCGGGATGCTCGCGCTGCGCGACGCCGTCACCAAGCTCAAGGGCAAGGACAAGAAGGACCTCGAGGACTTCGCCTTCGTCGCCTGCGACATGATGGTGACCAAGGTCGTTGACGGCAAACCCAAGGACGGCTTCCTGTCGGGCACGGATGTGTTCGAGGAAGTCGGCATCTCGATCAAGGACATCGAGGACGAACTGCATCGCAACCCGGCGTGGGCGGCGGCGGAGAACGACATGGAAAAGCAGTTCAACTCGTTCCTGTTCGTCGATACGATCATCCCGTGCCTGCGGCAAATCGATCTGATCAACGATCGCACCGAGTCGTGGTATCAGCAGCTCGGCGTGATGCAGATGGCGCCGGCCGCATAG
- a CDS encoding acyl-CoA dehydrogenase family protein, whose translation MDFGFSEEQEMLRDAAKRFLADNCPPKFVRQMMADATAHDPAFWKKLVDLGWPGLLIPESYGGQGGSFLDMTVVVEEAGKVLVPGPFFTSALLGAPLIVEGGSDEQKKDLLPRMAKGEFIGTVAIAEASGRFDAEGVQLKATKSGKEYTITGEKFFVPDAHVANGIAVAVRTGGSGEKGISILAVPTTAKGLTITQLKTVDMTRRLCHVKFDNVKTSELIGKEGEGWPLLQRTLDIATAGLAAEMVGTAQRALDMSVEYAKTRVQFGKPIGSFQAVKHKCVDMMVAVENARSLTYYACWTVDTKGAEAATAVPMAKAYASDMAKNVTSEAIQVHGGIGFTWEHDMHLYHRRALAGEANFGNAPVHRETVAKSLLG comes from the coding sequence TTGGATTTCGGATTTTCTGAAGAACAAGAGATGCTTCGGGATGCGGCCAAGCGCTTTCTGGCCGACAACTGCCCGCCGAAGTTTGTCCGTCAGATGATGGCGGACGCGACCGCACATGACCCCGCCTTCTGGAAAAAGCTGGTCGACCTTGGATGGCCCGGGCTGCTCATCCCGGAGAGTTACGGCGGCCAGGGTGGCAGCTTTCTCGACATGACGGTGGTTGTCGAAGAAGCCGGCAAGGTTCTGGTGCCGGGACCCTTCTTCACCTCCGCGCTGCTCGGGGCGCCGCTGATTGTAGAAGGCGGCTCGGACGAGCAGAAGAAAGACCTCCTGCCGCGCATGGCGAAGGGCGAATTTATCGGCACCGTCGCGATCGCCGAAGCCTCGGGCCGCTTCGACGCCGAGGGAGTCCAGCTCAAGGCGACCAAGAGCGGCAAGGAATACACGATCACCGGCGAGAAGTTTTTTGTGCCCGATGCGCACGTGGCCAACGGGATCGCGGTCGCGGTCCGCACCGGCGGCAGTGGCGAAAAGGGAATCTCGATTCTGGCCGTTCCCACCACCGCCAAAGGCCTGACGATCACCCAGCTCAAGACGGTCGATATGACGCGGCGACTGTGCCACGTGAAATTCGACAATGTGAAAACCTCCGAACTTATCGGCAAGGAAGGCGAAGGATGGCCGCTTCTGCAGCGCACGCTCGACATCGCAACCGCCGGGCTGGCGGCCGAGATGGTCGGGACGGCGCAGCGGGCGCTCGACATGTCGGTGGAATACGCCAAGACGCGCGTGCAATTCGGCAAGCCGATCGGATCGTTTCAGGCCGTCAAGCATAAGTGCGTGGACATGATGGTCGCGGTCGAGAACGCGCGCTCGCTGACCTACTACGCGTGCTGGACCGTCGATACCAAGGGCGCGGAGGCGGCGACTGCGGTGCCGATGGCGAAAGCGTACGCATCCGACATGGCCAAGAACGTCACCTCGGAGGCGATCCAGGTGCACGGCGGCATCGGCTTCACCTGGGAGCACGACATGCACCTGTATCATCGGCGCGCGCTGGCCGGCGAAGCCAATTTCGGCAACGCCCCGGTGCATCGCGAGACCGTGGCAAAGTCCCTGCTGGGCTGA
- a CDS encoding M20/M25/M40 family metallo-hydrolase, which yields MNPASSNATLRQRALTVIAAAWILACVALCGSALAAPAATPNILPSESMGVSKAPPPQPIDWDKVTQEATDLLSKYIQIDTTNPPGNEIEAARMLREKFLTDGIPATTWEPQHGRGIVAARLRGIGKHTKSIVLLSHMDVVPANPKEWEVAPFSGAVKDGKIWGRGSIDDKGPGVIELMAMLAIKRAGILLDRDVLFVATGDEEEGGKNGAGWFVDHASNVFSDAGYLINEGGGIRALSDNRKAYVVSVTEKTPLWLRLTASGPAGHASDPPPETAVTRLVRALDKLSEYKTPIRVIGPVKDYYHAMAELDHGPRQLLDLAAALKDPAYLKQFLGDPSQNARVRDTITPTVLSASDKTNVISETAYAEVDCRLLPGSDPKTVMSDIRKVIGDDTIKIDVILNFPPISSPSRSPLMTAIATLAKDHDRATVVPSMIIGFTDSHYFRHKKIVSYGFIPVEVTPAEAKGVHGINERIGVKELADGIKRMVELLRIFGSRQ from the coding sequence ATGAACCCCGCATCCTCGAATGCCACTTTGCGCCAGCGTGCGCTGACCGTGATTGCCGCGGCATGGATACTGGCCTGCGTTGCTCTTTGCGGCTCCGCCTTGGCCGCCCCGGCGGCGACGCCCAACATTCTGCCGTCTGAATCGATGGGGGTGTCGAAGGCGCCGCCTCCGCAGCCGATCGATTGGGACAAGGTCACCCAGGAAGCGACCGACCTGCTGTCCAAGTACATCCAGATCGACACGACCAATCCGCCGGGCAACGAGATCGAGGCGGCGCGGATGCTCAGGGAAAAATTTCTGACCGACGGAATTCCCGCCACGACCTGGGAGCCGCAGCATGGGCGCGGAATTGTCGCCGCGCGCCTGCGCGGGATTGGCAAGCATACCAAGTCGATCGTCCTGCTGAGCCACATGGACGTGGTGCCCGCCAACCCCAAGGAATGGGAGGTGGCGCCATTCTCGGGCGCCGTCAAGGACGGAAAAATCTGGGGACGCGGCTCGATCGACGACAAGGGCCCCGGCGTGATCGAACTGATGGCGATGCTCGCGATCAAGCGCGCGGGCATCCTGCTCGATCGCGACGTGCTGTTTGTCGCCACCGGCGACGAGGAAGAAGGCGGTAAGAATGGGGCGGGATGGTTCGTCGATCACGCGAGCAACGTCTTCTCCGACGCCGGCTATTTGATCAACGAAGGCGGCGGCATTCGCGCGCTATCCGACAACCGCAAAGCTTACGTGGTGTCTGTCACCGAAAAGACTCCGCTCTGGCTGCGGCTTACCGCCAGCGGCCCGGCCGGGCACGCCTCCGATCCGCCCCCGGAAACCGCGGTCACGCGGCTGGTGCGCGCGCTGGATAAATTAAGCGAGTACAAAACGCCGATCCGCGTCATCGGGCCGGTGAAGGATTACTATCACGCGATGGCCGAGCTCGATCACGGCCCCAGGCAGCTTCTCGATCTCGCCGCCGCGCTGAAGGACCCCGCCTATCTCAAGCAATTCCTTGGCGATCCGAGCCAGAACGCGCGGGTGCGCGACACGATTACGCCGACGGTGCTGTCCGCGAGCGATAAGACCAACGTGATCTCCGAGACGGCCTATGCCGAAGTCGATTGCCGGCTGCTGCCGGGCAGCGATCCCAAGACGGTCATGAGCGACATTCGGAAAGTAATCGGCGACGACACCATCAAGATCGATGTGATCCTGAACTTTCCGCCAATCTCGTCGCCGTCGCGCTCGCCGCTGATGACCGCGATTGCGACGCTGGCCAAAGACCACGACCGGGCCACCGTCGTGCCCTCCATGATCATCGGATTCACCGACAGCCATTACTTCCGCCATAAGAAGATCGTCTCCTACGGTTTCATTCCGGTCGAAGTGACTCCCGCCGAGGCAAAAGGCGTCCACGGAATCAACGAGCGAATCGGCGTGAAGGAACTCGCTGACGGGATTAAACGGATGGTCGAGTTGCTCCGGATTTTCGGGAGCCGGCAGTAG
- a CDS encoding MFS transporter, which produces MSEKIGLRPLLIYAQAQTGLNLCATLLGLHLLYFYTDRKGLSPSLAGLAFFLALVIDALTDPLVGNISDRARFKSGRRRPFFIASIPMAVCYYLLLSPPPLLGAGLFAWFIGFYFLMLTSRKFYETAYGALMPELTLDYDERTKLSTFRQLLGTVGDISGALLPFAASYLFARGTDFKVTGAICGLVVAGGAMLAYAGLRERAEFSTHERSRLLASLKSVAGNRPFVILLLATTLAVMAINIPTVLMRFLATYWYHDENAAARWLMAYFAGSAVSYPFWFRITLRIEKKPAFVVAMICNAIGSLLIMLMTRQNTWALYFLMAFSGFSAIGIWVTQISASADVIEWDQERTGQRQEGAYGGITSMSIKMALAVSLLLVGPVLSWVGYKPGVAGITEQAGENLRTLFALGPASLYLLSALVFSRYPITRESHRAMRDRLAARNAAAEEEEKAESIG; this is translated from the coding sequence TTGAGCGAGAAGATTGGCCTTCGTCCCCTGTTAATCTACGCGCAGGCGCAGACCGGCCTCAACCTGTGCGCGACCCTGCTCGGGCTTCACCTTCTCTATTTCTATACCGATCGCAAGGGGCTCTCTCCATCGCTGGCCGGGCTTGCATTCTTCCTGGCGCTGGTGATCGACGCGCTGACCGACCCGTTGGTTGGCAATATATCCGATCGCGCGCGCTTCAAGTCGGGACGGCGCCGGCCGTTTTTTATCGCGTCGATTCCAATGGCGGTCTGCTATTACCTGCTGTTGTCGCCGCCGCCGCTGCTGGGCGCGGGGCTGTTTGCGTGGTTTATCGGCTTCTACTTCCTGATGCTCACGTCGCGGAAGTTTTACGAAACCGCGTACGGCGCGCTGATGCCGGAACTCACGCTCGACTACGACGAACGCACCAAGCTCTCCACCTTCCGCCAGCTGCTGGGCACGGTCGGCGACATCAGCGGAGCGCTGTTGCCGTTTGCGGCTTCGTACCTGTTCGCGCGCGGCACTGATTTCAAAGTCACCGGCGCGATCTGCGGCCTGGTGGTGGCCGGCGGTGCGATGCTCGCGTACGCGGGTCTTCGCGAGCGCGCTGAGTTTTCCACCCACGAGCGTTCCAGGCTGCTCGCGTCGCTCAAATCGGTTGCAGGCAATCGGCCGTTCGTCATTCTGCTGCTTGCCACCACGCTGGCCGTGATGGCCATCAACATTCCGACCGTCCTGATGCGCTTCCTGGCCACGTACTGGTATCACGACGAGAACGCGGCGGCCCGATGGTTGATGGCGTACTTCGCCGGATCGGCGGTCTCGTATCCGTTCTGGTTCAGGATCACGCTCAGGATCGAAAAGAAGCCGGCCTTTGTGGTCGCGATGATCTGCAACGCGATCGGCTCGCTGCTGATCATGCTGATGACCCGGCAAAACACTTGGGCGCTTTATTTTTTGATGGCATTCAGCGGATTCTCGGCGATCGGAATTTGGGTCACGCAAATTTCGGCGTCGGCGGACGTGATCGAATGGGACCAGGAGCGTACCGGCCAGCGCCAGGAGGGCGCGTACGGCGGAATCACCTCGATGTCGATAAAGATGGCGCTGGCGGTTTCGCTGCTGCTGGTCGGCCCGGTGCTGAGCTGGGTCGGTTACAAGCCCGGCGTTGCCGGGATCACGGAGCAAGCGGGGGAGAATCTGCGCACGCTCTTTGCGCTCGGTCCCGCGTCGCTCTACTTGCTCAGTGCGCTGGTTTTCTCGCGCTATCCCATCACCCGCGAGAGCCATCGCGCGATGCGCGATCGGCTCGCCGCGCGCAACGCCGCCGCCGAAGAAGAAGAAAAAGCAGAGTCGATTGGCTAG